A stretch of the Capsicum annuum cultivar UCD-10X-F1 chromosome 8, UCD10Xv1.1, whole genome shotgun sequence genome encodes the following:
- the LOC124886513 gene encoding auxin-induced protein 15A-like: MAIRVPRIIKKSSTSLEVPKGHFAVYVEEKQRKRFVIPISYLSLPSFQDLLSQAEEEFGFDHPMGGVTIPCSEDMFIGITSQFRI, encoded by the coding sequence ATGGCTATTCGCGTACCTCGTATAATCAAGAAGTCATCGACATCCCTGGAAGTTCCCAAGGGACATTTTGCTGTTTATGTTGAGGAGAAGCAGAGGAAGAGATTTGTGATACCCATATCATACTTGAGCCTACCTTCATTTCAAGACTTGCTAAGTCAAGCAGAGGAAGAATTTGGGTTCGATCATCCGATGGGCGGTGTAACAATTCCCTGCTCAGAAGACATGTTCATTGGCATCACTTCACAGTTTAGGATTTAA
- the LOC107840517 gene encoding LOW QUALITY PROTEIN: probable pre-mRNA-splicing factor ATP-dependent RNA helicase DEAH5 (The sequence of the model RefSeq protein was modified relative to this genomic sequence to represent the inferred CDS: inserted 1 base in 1 codon), with translation MGPEIGENVLKKLEYFSLISKVCSELEAHLGFADKVLAEFITELARNCFKVDEFDAKLKRCGAELPDYFVRTLLTIIHAILPPSVKSKSEEELGKDDNGSEFSALKIRDNRDRVKELEEEIELEAKSKKRDGEEEERENRRERDRGYRRERGNYDDGRAECRASERCRDGDKDGDGDVYAKGWGGDYEKDEGDDWRDRRKLRHHVDEPELYAVYKGRVSRVMNSGCFVLLNDFRGKEGLVHVSQLATRRVVNAKDLVKRDQQVFVKIVSVSGQKLSLSMRDVDQKTGKDXLPLKKNSGYDGLTTNPSGMSNEGSKTRIGLSGTRITEQEDGVPSRRPLKRMSSPEKWEEIQLIAAGVLGVQEHFDEEGDGMLYQEEGVEEEIEVELNEDEPPFLQGQSRYSVDMSPVKIFKNPEGSLSRAAALQSALIKERREVREQQQRTMLDSIPKDLNRPWEDPMPETGERHLAQELRGVGLSAYDMPEWKKDAYGKALTFGQRCKLSLQEQRQSLPIYRLKKELIQAVHDNQVLVVIGETGSGKTTQVTQYLAEAGYTTRGKIGCTQPRRVAAMSVAKRVAKEVGCRLGEEVGYAIRFEDCTGPETVIKYMTDGMLLMEILIDDNLSQYSVIMLDEAHERTIFTDILFGLLKRLIKRRPDLHLIVTSATLDAEKFAGYFFDCNIFTVPGRTFPVEILYTKQPESDYLDAALITVMQIHLTEPEGDILLFLTGQEEIDYACQCLYERMKGLGKNVPELIILPVYSALPSEMQSRIFDPAPPGKRKVVVATNIAEASLTIDGIYYVIDPGFAKQNVYHPKQGLDSLVITPISQASAKQRAGRAGRTGPGKCYRLYTESAFHSEMSPTAIPEIQRINLGNTVLMMKAMGINDLLSFDFMDPPSPQALISAMEQLYTLGALDEEGLLTKLGRKMAEFPLDPPLSKMLLASVDFGCSDEILTIIAMIQTGNIFYRPREKQAQADQKRAKFFQPEGDHLTFLAVYEAWKAKNFSGPWCFENFVQSRSLRRAQDVRKQLLSIMDKYKLDVVSAGKDFTKIRKAIGAGFFFQAARKDPQEGYRTLVENQPVYIHPSSALFQRQPDWVIYHELVMTTKEYMHEVTVVDPKWLVELAPRFFKAADPTKLSKRKRQERVEPLYDRYHEPNSWRLSKRRA, from the exons ATGGGGCCAGAAATTGGAGAAAACGTGTTGAAGAAATTAGAATACTTTTCCCTGATATCTAAGGTATGTTCTGAATTGGAAGCACATTTAGGGTTTGCTGATAAAGTTTTAGCTGAATTTATAACTGAACTTGCTAGAAATTGCTTTAAAGTTGATGAATTTGATGCTAAATTGAAACGATGTGGTGCTGAATTGCCTGATTATTTTGTAAGAACATTGCTTACTATAATTCATGCTATTTTGCCTCCCAGTGTGAAGTCGAAATCGGAGGAGGAGTTGGGGAAGGATGATAATGGTTCTGAGTTTTCGGCTTTGAAGATTAGAGATAATAGGGATAGGGTTAAGGAATTGGAGGAGGAGATTGAGTTGGAGGCAAAGAGTAAGAAGAGAGATGGGGAGGAAGAAGAACGGGAGAATAGGCGCGAGAGGGATAGAGGTTATAGAAGAGAAAGGGGTAATTATGATGATGGTAGAGCTGAATGTAGGGCTTCAGAAAGGTGTAGAGACGGGGATAAAGATGGAGATGGAGATGTATATGCAAAGGGTTGGGGAGGTGATTATGAGAAAGATGAGGGTGATGATTGGAGGGATAGGAGAAAGTTGAGGCATCATGTGGATGAGCCGGAGTTATATGCAGTATATAAGGGGAGGGTATCAAGGGTGATGAATTCTGGTTGTTTTGTTCTGCTGAATGATTTTAGAGGGAAAGAAGGGTTGGTTCATGTTTCGCAACTTGCTACTAGAAGGGTCGTTAATGCCAAAGATTTAGTTAAACGGGACCAGCAGGTTTTTGTGAAGATTGTCTCTGTTAGTGGGCAGAAGTTGAGTTTGTCAATGAGAGATGTTGATCAGAAAACAGGAAAGG CGCTGCCATTGAAGAAGAACTCAGGCTATGATGGGTTGACGACAAATCCTTCAGGCATGAGCAATGAGGGTTCCAAGACCAGGATTGGCCTGTCAGGAACCAGGATTACGGAGCAGGAGGATGGAGTTCCATCACGTAGACCACTGAAAAGGATGAGTTCACCTGAAAAGTGGGAAGAGATTCAACTTATTGCTGCAGGTGTCTTGGGGGTGCAGGAACATTTTGATGAAGAAGGGGATGGAATGCTATATCAGGAAGAAGGCGTTGAAGAAGAGATTGAGGTTGAATTGAATGAAGACGAACCCCCTTTCTTGCAAGGGCAGAGTCGTTATTCAGTTGATATGTCCCCtgtaaaaatttttaaaaatcctGAAGGATCATTGAGTCGTGCTGCTGCACTACAATCAGCTTTGATAAAGGAGAGAAGGGAAGTAAGGGAACAGCAACAGAGAACGATGCTTGATTCTATCCCAAAGGACCTCAACAGACCATGGGAAGACCCAATGCCAGAAACAGGTGAGAGGCATCTGGCGCAGGAGCTGAGGGGTGTTGGTTTGTCTGCCTATGACATGCCAGAATGGAAGAAGGATGCTTATGGTAAAGCCTTGACCTTTGGCCAGAGGTGTAAGCTATCCCTTCAGGAGCAGAGGCAGAGTCTTCCTATTTACAGATTGAAGAAAGAACTGATTCAGGCTGTCCATGATAACCAGGTCCTGGTCGTCATTGGTGAGACAGGTTCTGGCAAGACAACACAGGTGACGCAGTATCTAGCCGAGGCAGGGTATACAACGAGGGGGAAAATTGGCTGTACGCAACCTCGTCGAGTGGCTGCGATGTCAGTCGCTAAGAGAGTTGCTAAGGAGGTTGGTTGTCGATTAGGTGAAGAGGTTGGTTATGCTATTCGTTTTGAAGATTGTACTGGGCCAGAAACTGTTATCAAATATATGACTGATGGTATGCTTCTGATGGAGATCCTGATTGACGATAATTTGTCCCAGTATTCAGTTATAATGCTTGATGAAGCACACGAAAGAACAATTTTCactgatattctctttggtttgctTAAGCGGCTTATTAAGAGGAGACCTGACCTTCATCTAATTGTCACATCTGCAACTTTGGATGCAGAGAAATTTGCTGGTTATTTCTTTGACTGCAACATCTTTACAGTCCCAGGAAGAACTTTTCCAGTAGAGATACTCTACACAAAGCAGCCAGAAAGTGATTACCTGGATGCGGCTTTAATTACTGTTATGCAGATCCACTTGACAGAACCTGAAGGTGATATCCTCCTCTTCTTGACTGGTCAAGAGGAGATTGATTATGCTTGCCAATGTCTCTACGAGAGGATGAAAGGACTAGGTAAAAATGTTCCTGAACTGATCATACTACCTGTCTATAGTGCCTTGCCTAGTGAAATGCAGTCCAGAATTTTTGATCCTGCCCCTCCTGGGAAAAGAAAAGTAGTTGTTGCTACAAATATTGCTGAAGCTTCTTTGACAATTGATGgtatatattatgttattgaTCCTGGATTTGCAAAGCAAAATGTCTACCATCCAAAACAGGGTCTGGATTCACTGGTTATTACCCCGATTTCACAAGCATCAGCAAAGCAACGAGCAGGGCGTGCTGGACGAACTGGACCTGGGAAGTGCTACCGTCTGTATACTGAGAGTGCATTCCACAGTGAAATGTCCCCTACCGCTATTCCAGAAATCCAGAGGATAAATCTCGGGAACACGGTTCTTATGATGAAAGCAATGGGTATTAATGATCTTTTGTCGTTTGATTTCATGGACCCACCTTCCCCTCAGGCTCTCATATCTGCCATGGAGCAACTTTACACCCttggagcactggatgaagagGGACTTCTGACAAAGCTGGGAAGAAAAATGGCAGAATTTCCATTAGATCCTCCTTTGTCCAAGATGCTTCTTGCTAGCGTGGACTTTGGCTGTAGTGATGAGATCTTGACCATCATTGCTATGATTCAAACTGGAAACATCTTTTACCGACCAAGGGAAAAACAAGCTCAGGCTGATCAGAAAAGGGCCAAATTTTTTCAGCCTGAGGGTGATCATCTAACCTTCCTTGCTGTTTATGAGGCTTGGAAAGCGAAAAACTTCTCAGGTCCATggtgttttgaaaattttgttcAGTCACGATCGCTTAGGAGAGCACAGGATGTCAGAAAACAGCTGCTCTCCATCATGGACAAGTATAAATTGGATGTTGTGAGTGCTGGAAAGGATTTCACAAAAATCCGGAAGGCTATTGGAGCAGGTTTCTTTTTTCAAGCTGCTAGAAAGGATCCTCAAGAGGGTTATAGAACTTTAGTTGAGAACCAGCCAGTTTACATCCATCCTAGCAGTGCTCTTTTCCAAAGACAGCCGGACTGGGTTATTTATCACGAGCTTGTTATGACGACAAAGGAGTATATGCACGAGGTGACCGTGGTAGATCCTAAATGGCTTGTTGAGTTGGCACCAAGATTCTTCAAGGCGGCTGACCCAACAAAATTAAGCAAGCGCAAGAGACAGGAACGTGTTGAGCCTCTTTACGATAGATATCACGAGCCAAACTCATGGCGGTTGAGTAAAAGGCGAGCTtga